The proteins below are encoded in one region of Kineococcus rhizosphaerae:
- a CDS encoding APC family permease has protein sequence MSVPAPRSHPDHAPDSHDLGSFGYGQQLRRNVGPFASFAAGFSFVSILTTVFQLFGLGFSFGGAGFFWTWPTVFAGQLLVALCFAELAARYPISGAVFQWSSRLAGTDVGWFTGWVMVIGQVLTVATAAIALQAVLPTIWSGFQLVGGSGADSSPVSATGAQNAVVLGVLLLVVTTVVNAVGVRLMAVITSAGVVVEIIGVAVLVVALFGHAERNPSVVLTSQGAGEGNYLGLWLASSLMAAYVMVGFDSAGELSEETRAPRATTPRTILRALVLSGVGGALLLVGGVVAAPSLTDGSLAGGGLAYVLTARLGDVGGRLLLVCVAIAVVVCTLAVQTSGSRMVYSMAREKAFPFADLLGRVSPRTGTPIGAAVLVGLGAAIALAVNWDQSAVFTALASLCIAMLYLAYLGVTLPLLVRRLRGELPTGGTDEFGKPLFSLGRWGVPVNVLAVVYQTVMVVNLAWPRASVYDLTDGTWWLQYSALLFIAATLVVGALVHRRNRSRHGGKIVLGQLLVSAPQRTTPVEEPA, from the coding sequence ATGTCCGTTCCCGCACCCCGCTCCCACCCCGACCACGCCCCCGACAGCCACGACCTCGGGAGCTTCGGCTACGGCCAGCAGCTGCGCCGCAACGTCGGTCCCTTCGCGTCGTTCGCCGCGGGTTTCTCCTTCGTCTCGATCCTCACCACGGTGTTCCAGCTCTTCGGGCTGGGTTTCAGCTTCGGCGGTGCCGGGTTCTTCTGGACCTGGCCCACGGTCTTCGCCGGCCAGCTGCTCGTCGCGCTGTGCTTCGCCGAGCTCGCCGCGCGCTACCCCATCTCCGGGGCGGTCTTCCAGTGGTCCAGCCGGCTGGCCGGCACGGACGTCGGGTGGTTCACCGGCTGGGTCATGGTGATCGGCCAGGTCCTGACCGTCGCGACCGCGGCGATCGCCCTGCAGGCCGTCCTGCCCACGATCTGGTCCGGGTTCCAGCTCGTCGGCGGATCCGGCGCGGACTCCTCCCCGGTGTCGGCGACGGGTGCGCAGAACGCCGTCGTCCTCGGCGTCCTGCTGCTGGTCGTCACCACGGTCGTCAACGCCGTCGGGGTCCGGCTCATGGCGGTCATCACCTCCGCCGGGGTCGTCGTCGAGATCATCGGCGTCGCCGTCCTCGTCGTCGCCCTGTTCGGCCACGCCGAACGGAACCCCTCGGTGGTCCTGACCAGCCAGGGCGCGGGGGAGGGGAACTACCTCGGGTTGTGGCTCGCGAGTTCCCTCATGGCCGCCTACGTCATGGTCGGCTTCGACTCCGCCGGGGAACTGTCCGAGGAGACCCGCGCGCCGCGCGCCACGACGCCGCGCACCATCCTGCGCGCCCTCGTGCTGTCCGGCGTCGGCGGTGCCCTGCTGCTCGTCGGCGGGGTCGTCGCCGCGCCGAGCCTGACCGACGGCTCTCTCGCCGGCGGCGGTCTGGCGTACGTCCTCACGGCGCGCCTCGGTGACGTCGGGGGCCGGTTGCTGCTGGTGTGCGTCGCGATCGCCGTCGTCGTCTGCACCCTCGCCGTCCAGACCTCGGGGTCGCGGATGGTCTACTCGATGGCCCGCGAGAAGGCGTTCCCGTTCGCGGACCTGCTCGGCCGGGTCTCCCCGCGCACCGGGACCCCCATCGGCGCGGCCGTGCTCGTGGGGCTCGGCGCGGCGATCGCGCTGGCCGTGAACTGGGACCAGAGCGCCGTGTTCACCGCCCTGGCCAGCCTCTGCATCGCGATGCTGTACCTCGCCTACCTCGGCGTGACGCTGCCGCTGCTGGTCCGCCGGCTCCGCGGGGAACTGCCCACCGGCGGCACCGACGAGTTCGGGAAACCGCTGTTCTCCCTGGGCCGCTGGGGTGTCCCCGTCAACGTCCTCGCCGTCGTCTACCAGACGGTCATGGTCGTCAACCTCGCCTGGCCGCGCGCCAGCGTCTACGACCTCACCGACGGCACCTGGTGGCTGCAGTACAGCGCCCTGCTGTTCATCGCCGCCACCCTCGTCGTCGGTGCCCTCGTCCACCGCCGCAACCGTTCCCGCCACGGCGGGAAGATCGTCCTGGGGCAGCTGCTGGTCAGCGCGCCGCAGCGCACCACCCCTGTGGAGGAACCCGCGTGA
- the rpsN gene encoding 30S ribosomal protein S14 has translation MAKKSKIAKNEQRKEIVARNAGRRAELKKTAVNPHLSPEERAVAQLALQKLPRDASPTRVRNRDVSDGRPRGVLRKFGLSRITMRDMAHAGELPGVTKSSW, from the coding sequence GTGGCCAAGAAGAGCAAGATCGCCAAGAACGAGCAGCGCAAGGAGATCGTCGCCCGCAATGCCGGGCGCCGGGCGGAGCTGAAGAAGACGGCGGTGAACCCGCACCTGAGCCCCGAGGAACGGGCCGTGGCCCAGCTGGCCCTGCAGAAGCTGCCGCGCGACGCCAGCCCGACCCGGGTCCGCAACCGCGACGTCTCCGACGGCCGTCCGCGCGGTGTCCTGCGCAAGTTCGGGTTGTCGCGGATCACGATGCGCGACATGGCCCACGCCGGGGAACTCCCCGGTGTCACGAAGTCGAGCTGGTGA
- the rpmG gene encoding 50S ribosomal protein L33, with the protein MAKSQDVRPVIKLRSTAGTGYTYVTRKNRRNDPDRMVVRKYDPVLRRHVDFREER; encoded by the coding sequence ATGGCGAAGTCCCAGGACGTCCGCCCGGTGATCAAGCTCCGGTCCACCGCCGGGACCGGGTACACCTACGTCACCCGCAAGAACCGGCGCAACGACCCCGACCGCATGGTCGTCCGCAAGTACGACCCCGTCCTGCGACGGCACGTCGACTTCCGCGAGGAGCGCTGA
- a CDS encoding type B 50S ribosomal protein L31 — protein MKPNLHPAYGPVVFRDKAAGVEFLSNSTLAGRRDLPTLEWADGGAYPVFDVDVSAASHPFWTGNARVLDTEGRVEKFRRRYGRG, from the coding sequence GTGAAACCGAACCTGCACCCGGCCTACGGGCCCGTCGTCTTCCGCGACAAGGCGGCCGGCGTCGAGTTCTTGTCGAACTCCACCCTCGCGGGGCGTCGCGACCTGCCGACGCTGGAGTGGGCCGACGGCGGGGCCTACCCCGTCTTCGACGTGGACGTCTCCGCAGCCAGCCACCCGTTCTGGACCGGGAACGCCCGGGTCCTGGACACCGAGGGGCGGGTGGAGAAGTTCCGCCGCCGCTACGGGCGCGGCTGA
- a CDS encoding urea amidolyase associated protein UAAP1, with product MRNTATLAAARDDARSQAGTLADAMPYLPASSSPFAPADVDPSRLTWAETVAPGGYTSKVVARGTRIRFTDVTGDACAHVLLFSAVAPWERLNVADTQKIPWQAYLGAGHPLLSGDGRVLATVVGDTSGRHDAFCGTTSDAWNTRKYGDAAPEGPSPSGRGLLTLAAAKQGLGPRDLPPSVSFFQGVRVGADGAFDWLGSTGPAEVELLAELPLIVLVANTAHPLDPRPEFTVGPLRVHAWRDGPTGPADERFTSTPELHRAYLNTIEHAEARGL from the coding sequence GTGAGGAACACCGCGACCCTGGCCGCCGCCCGCGACGACGCCCGGTCCCAGGCCGGGACCCTCGCCGACGCCATGCCCTACCTGCCCGCGTCGAGCTCCCCGTTCGCCCCGGCCGACGTCGACCCGTCCCGGCTCACCTGGGCCGAGACCGTGGCCCCCGGTGGCTACACCTCGAAGGTCGTCGCCCGGGGGACCCGGATCCGGTTCACCGACGTCACGGGCGACGCCTGCGCGCACGTCCTGCTGTTCTCCGCCGTCGCGCCGTGGGAACGGCTGAACGTGGCCGACACGCAGAAGATCCCCTGGCAGGCCTACCTCGGGGCGGGGCACCCGCTGCTGTCGGGCGACGGGCGCGTCCTCGCGACGGTCGTCGGTGACACCTCCGGGCGGCACGACGCGTTCTGCGGCACCACCTCCGACGCCTGGAACACGCGCAAGTACGGTGACGCGGCCCCCGAGGGACCGAGCCCGTCGGGACGCGGGCTGCTCACCCTCGCCGCCGCCAAGCAGGGGCTCGGACCGCGCGACCTGCCCCCGAGCGTCAGCTTCTTCCAGGGCGTCCGGGTCGGGGCCGACGGTGCCTTCGACTGGCTCGGCTCGACGGGCCCGGCCGAGGTGGAACTCCTCGCCGAACTGCCGCTCATCGTCCTCGTGGCGAACACCGCGCACCCGCTGGACCCGCGCCCGGAGTTCACCGTGGGACCGCTGCGGGTCCACGCTTGGCGCGACGGACCCACCGGACCGGCGGACGAGCGCTTCACCAGCACGCCGGAACTGCACCGGGCCTACCTGAACACGATCGAGCACGCGGAGGCACGAGGACTGTGA
- the ykgO gene encoding type B 50S ribosomal protein L36 has product MKVRASLKSLKQKEGSIVVRRHGKVYVVNKRNPRWKARQG; this is encoded by the coding sequence GTGAAGGTGCGCGCGTCCCTGAAGAGCCTCAAGCAGAAGGAGGGGTCCATCGTCGTGCGGCGGCACGGCAAGGTCTACGTCGTGAACAAGCGGAACCCGCGCTGGAAGGCGCGACAAGGCTGA
- the uca gene encoding urea carboxylase translates to MSFDTVLVANRGEIACRVLRSAKALGLRTVAVYSDADRAAPHVREADTAVRLGPAPARDSYLRADAILAAAQQTGAGAIHPGYGFLSENVEFARACEDAGIAFVGPTPEQITAFGSKHTARELAGRAGVPMLAGTGLLADADDAVRAASEVGLPVMLKATGGGGGIGMQACATAEEVREAYERVVRLSAANFGSTGVFLERLVRPARHVEVQVFGDGQGRIAVIGDRDCSLQRRNQKVVEEAPAPALPAHVREQIASTAAGLMASVRYRSAGTVEFVYDPVREEAAFLEVNTRLQVEHPVTELAYGVDLVDLMLRLARDGHADPLVDAAFDRAWTPTGVAVEARVYAEDPAKENAPSPGLVTNAGFPRLDGVRVDGWVETGSEITPFYDPMLAKVIATAPGRDAALDLLGEALTGSRVDGVVTNLGLLRSLVDDLPLRTATHSTSTLDITEDPDPRIDVLTPGAMTTVQDLPGRVGHWQVGVPPSGPMDPWSLREANLAVGNPVGAPGLEITATGPTLRFSVDTVVCVTGAPAEVTVDGVAQPMWEPVEVPAGGTLAVGTATGPGLRLALAVRGGLDVPHYLGSASTFTLGGFGGHGGRALQAGDVLRPGAPEGDGFTTIGGPVPDERRPEYTDAWTIGVTEGPHGAPEFFTRADLDEFYATDYEVHLNSARTGVRLIGPRPRWARTDGGEAGLHPSNIHDTPYAVGAIDFTGDTPILLGPDGPSLGGFVCPAVVTSGELWKLGQLRPGDRVRFVPVREAEAAQPRLKRLDPASGGDGDDGILARVPGTATRPAATYRRDGDDNVLVEFGDMVLDLGLRMRVHALMTALQENRPAGILDITPGIRSLQVHTDASVLRASQLVGLLRELDDALPPTSDLVVPSRRVRLPLSWDDPATHLAIERYMAGVRDDAPWTPSNLEFIRRVNGLDSVDDVFRTVFDASYLVLGLGDVYLGAPVATPLDPRHRLVTTKYNPARTWTAENSVGIGGAYLCVYGMEGPGGYQFVGRTTQIWNRFRRSGLFAENPWALRFFDRIEWYPVSAEELLELREETAAGRGPVDVEDGVFSFAEHEAFLAENAASIEAFRATQTAAFEAEKAAWRASGEFDVKPEPPAAVAAGPVDLPAGSVGVQAPFAATVWQVSGAPGENVADGERVLALEAMKMETAVTAPAAGELLEVYVKPGEAVTAGQVLFALKPLEVAA, encoded by the coding sequence ATGAGCTTCGACACCGTCCTCGTCGCCAACCGCGGCGAGATCGCCTGCCGCGTCCTGCGCTCCGCGAAGGCCCTCGGGCTGAGGACCGTCGCCGTGTACTCCGACGCCGACCGGGCCGCCCCGCACGTCCGCGAGGCCGACACGGCCGTGCGGCTCGGCCCGGCCCCGGCCCGCGACAGCTACCTGCGCGCCGACGCGATCCTCGCCGCGGCGCAGCAGACGGGTGCCGGCGCGATCCACCCCGGCTACGGGTTCCTGTCCGAGAACGTCGAGTTCGCCCGCGCCTGCGAGGACGCAGGGATCGCGTTCGTCGGGCCCACGCCCGAGCAGATCACCGCCTTCGGCAGCAAGCACACCGCCCGGGAGCTGGCCGGGCGGGCCGGGGTCCCCATGCTCGCCGGGACCGGCCTGCTGGCCGACGCCGACGACGCCGTGCGCGCGGCCTCGGAGGTGGGCCTGCCCGTCATGCTCAAGGCCACCGGCGGGGGCGGCGGGATCGGCATGCAGGCCTGCGCCACCGCCGAGGAGGTCCGCGAGGCGTACGAGCGCGTCGTGCGGCTGTCCGCCGCGAACTTCGGTTCGACCGGGGTGTTCCTCGAACGCCTCGTGCGTCCGGCCCGGCACGTCGAGGTGCAGGTCTTCGGCGACGGCCAGGGCCGGATCGCCGTCATCGGCGACCGCGACTGCTCCCTGCAGCGCCGCAACCAGAAGGTCGTCGAGGAGGCACCCGCCCCCGCGCTGCCCGCGCACGTGCGCGAGCAGATCGCCTCCACCGCGGCCGGTCTGATGGCCTCGGTGCGCTACCGGTCGGCGGGGACGGTCGAGTTCGTCTACGACCCGGTCCGCGAGGAGGCCGCGTTCCTGGAGGTCAACACGCGTCTGCAGGTCGAGCACCCCGTCACCGAGCTCGCCTACGGCGTCGACCTCGTCGACCTCATGCTGCGGCTGGCCCGTGACGGGCACGCCGACCCGCTCGTCGACGCCGCGTTCGACCGTGCGTGGACCCCGACCGGCGTCGCCGTCGAGGCCCGCGTCTACGCCGAGGACCCCGCCAAGGAGAACGCCCCCAGCCCCGGCCTGGTGACGAACGCCGGGTTCCCGCGCCTGGACGGCGTGCGCGTCGACGGCTGGGTCGAGACGGGTTCGGAGATCACCCCGTTCTACGACCCGATGCTGGCCAAGGTGATCGCGACCGCCCCCGGCCGCGACGCGGCCCTCGACCTGCTCGGCGAGGCCCTGACCGGTTCCCGCGTCGACGGCGTCGTGACGAACCTGGGCCTGCTGCGCTCCCTGGTCGACGACCTCCCGCTGCGCACCGCGACCCACTCGACGTCCACGCTGGACATCACCGAGGACCCCGACCCGCGCATCGACGTGCTGACCCCGGGGGCGATGACGACCGTGCAGGACCTGCCCGGCCGGGTGGGCCACTGGCAGGTCGGCGTCCCCCCGTCGGGCCCGATGGACCCGTGGTCGCTGCGCGAGGCGAACCTGGCCGTGGGCAACCCCGTCGGGGCCCCCGGCCTGGAGATCACCGCGACCGGCCCGACGTTGCGGTTCTCCGTCGACACCGTCGTGTGCGTCACCGGCGCTCCCGCCGAGGTCACGGTCGACGGGGTCGCGCAGCCGATGTGGGAACCCGTGGAGGTCCCCGCCGGCGGGACCCTGGCCGTCGGCACGGCCACCGGGCCGGGGCTGCGGCTGGCCCTCGCGGTGCGCGGCGGCCTCGACGTCCCCCACTACCTCGGCAGCGCGTCGACGTTCACCCTCGGCGGTTTCGGCGGCCACGGCGGGCGGGCCCTGCAGGCCGGTGACGTGCTGCGGCCCGGCGCCCCCGAGGGCGACGGGTTCACCACCATCGGCGGACCCGTCCCCGACGAGCGACGCCCCGAGTACACGGACGCGTGGACGATCGGCGTCACCGAGGGCCCGCACGGGGCCCCGGAGTTCTTCACCCGCGCCGACCTCGACGAGTTCTACGCCACCGACTACGAGGTGCACCTGAACTCCGCCCGCACCGGCGTGCGGCTGATCGGCCCGCGCCCGCGCTGGGCGCGCACCGACGGCGGCGAGGCGGGGCTGCACCCGTCGAACATCCACGACACCCCCTACGCGGTCGGCGCCATCGACTTCACGGGCGACACCCCGATCCTGCTCGGCCCCGACGGCCCGTCGCTGGGCGGTTTCGTCTGCCCGGCCGTCGTGACGTCCGGGGAGCTGTGGAAGCTCGGCCAGCTGCGCCCGGGGGACCGCGTGCGGTTCGTCCCCGTCCGCGAGGCCGAGGCCGCGCAGCCCCGGCTCAAGCGCCTGGACCCCGCCTCCGGCGGTGACGGCGACGACGGGATCCTCGCCCGCGTCCCCGGCACCGCCACCCGGCCCGCGGCGACGTACCGGCGCGACGGCGACGACAACGTCCTCGTCGAGTTCGGCGACATGGTCCTCGACCTCGGCCTGCGGATGCGCGTCCACGCCCTGATGACGGCGCTGCAGGAGAACCGGCCCGCGGGGATCCTCGACATCACCCCGGGGATCCGCTCGCTGCAGGTCCACACGGACGCGAGCGTGCTGCGCGCCTCCCAGCTCGTGGGTCTGCTGCGCGAGCTCGACGACGCGCTGCCGCCCACCAGCGACCTCGTCGTGCCGTCCCGGCGCGTGCGGCTCCCGCTGTCCTGGGACGACCCCGCGACGCACCTGGCGATCGAGCGGTACATGGCCGGGGTCCGCGACGACGCCCCCTGGACCCCGTCGAACCTGGAGTTCATCCGCCGCGTCAACGGCCTCGACTCCGTCGACGACGTGTTCCGCACCGTGTTCGACGCCAGCTACCTCGTGCTCGGCCTCGGGGACGTCTACCTCGGCGCACCCGTCGCGACCCCGCTGGACCCGCGCCACCGCCTCGTCACCACGAAGTACAACCCGGCCCGCACCTGGACGGCGGAGAACTCCGTCGGCATCGGCGGTGCGTACCTGTGCGTCTACGGCATGGAGGGACCCGGCGGGTACCAGTTCGTCGGCCGGACCACGCAGATCTGGAACCGCTTCCGGCGCAGCGGCCTGTTCGCGGAGAACCCCTGGGCGCTGCGGTTCTTCGACCGCATCGAGTGGTACCCCGTCTCGGCGGAGGAACTCCTCGAACTGCGCGAGGAGACGGCCGCGGGGCGCGGGCCCGTCGACGTCGAGGACGGCGTCTTCTCCTTCGCCGAGCACGAGGCGTTCCTCGCCGAGAACGCAGCCTCCATCGAGGCGTTCCGCGCCACCCAGACCGCCGCCTTCGAGGCCGAGAAGGCCGCCTGGCGCGCGTCGGGGGAGTTCGACGTCAAACCCGAACCGCCCGCGGCCGTCGCCGCCGGTCCCGTCGACCTGCCCGCGGGGTCGGTCGGGGTGCAGGCCCCGTTCGCTGCGACCGTCTGGCAGGTGTCGGGGGCACCGGGCGAGAACGTCGCCGACGGTGAGCGCGTCCTCGCGCTGGAGGCCATGAAGATGGAGACCGCCGTGACCGCCCCCGCCGCGGGGGAACTCCTGGAGGTCTACGTCAAACCCGGTGAGGCCGTCACGGCCGGCCAGGTGCTGTTCGCCCTCAAACCCCTGGAGGTGGCCGCGTGA
- the rpmB gene encoding 50S ribosomal protein L28 — MSAHCQVTGAVPGFGKSVSHSHRRTNRRFDPNVQRKKWFVPSLGRTVTLTVSARGIKTVDKRGIESVVAELRARGEKL, encoded by the coding sequence GTGTCCGCCCACTGCCAGGTCACCGGAGCCGTTCCGGGGTTCGGCAAGTCCGTCTCGCACTCGCACCGGCGCACCAACCGTCGGTTCGACCCGAACGTCCAGCGCAAGAAGTGGTTCGTCCCCTCCCTCGGACGCACCGTGACGCTGACCGTGTCCGCCCGCGGCATCAAGACCGTCGACAAGCGCGGCATCGAATCCGTCGTCGCGGAACTGCGGGCCCGGGGGGAGAAGCTCTGA
- a CDS encoding GTP-binding protein: MPVNPVLPITLVTSVHPLQRDLATGAVFCDVPGAVVLRYDLLPDGLRRVVSDAAGIVEDVLVPLEHACLGCAQREDVLPTVAAIAASGRWSDLVLALPVAADPAPLLAALCAEEDLREVVAVRGVVAVVEAAGVVEDLLGDALLSERSTASGDDDERAVGEVLAQQLDEADLVVADGIPDEHARTLLAHLCGPAVPVLPLDRVDATQLTAPLGGGHRTSVRADPLAVHRPPVTDTCGVWTTELTSAHTLHPGRLLERIEDLGAGRLRARGTFRLTTRPGTVCEWNGAGGQLSIGVSGTWRPGERSTHLVVTGTDPADRRRVRAAFADVLATTREEAAAQAADGAVPGEDGFEAWLGPRDPHVSAHPSAGSFVAE, translated from the coding sequence GTGCCTGTGAATCCCGTCCTGCCGATCACCCTCGTGACCTCGGTCCACCCGCTCCAGCGGGACCTGGCCACCGGCGCGGTGTTCTGCGACGTCCCCGGCGCCGTCGTCCTGCGCTACGACCTCCTCCCCGACGGCTTGCGGCGCGTCGTGAGCGACGCCGCCGGGATCGTGGAGGACGTGCTGGTCCCGCTCGAGCACGCCTGCCTGGGCTGCGCCCAGCGCGAGGACGTCCTGCCGACCGTCGCCGCGATCGCCGCCAGCGGTCGTTGGTCCGACCTCGTGCTGGCCCTGCCCGTCGCCGCCGACCCCGCACCGCTGCTGGCCGCGCTGTGCGCGGAGGAGGACCTGCGCGAGGTGGTCGCGGTGCGCGGGGTCGTGGCCGTCGTCGAGGCCGCCGGCGTCGTCGAGGACCTGCTCGGCGACGCGCTGCTGTCCGAGCGCAGCACCGCTTCCGGCGACGACGACGAGCGGGCGGTGGGCGAAGTCCTGGCCCAGCAGCTCGACGAGGCTGACCTGGTGGTGGCCGACGGGATCCCCGACGAGCACGCCCGCACGCTGCTGGCCCACCTGTGCGGACCGGCGGTGCCCGTGCTGCCGCTGGACCGGGTCGACGCCACGCAGCTGACCGCCCCCCTGGGCGGGGGGCACCGCACGAGCGTGCGCGCCGACCCGCTGGCCGTGCACCGGCCCCCGGTCACCGACACCTGCGGGGTGTGGACCACGGAGCTGACGTCGGCGCACACCCTGCACCCGGGGCGGCTGCTGGAGCGCATCGAGGACCTCGGTGCCGGACGCCTGCGGGCCCGCGGCACCTTCCGCCTGACCACCCGCCCAGGCACGGTCTGCGAGTGGAACGGCGCCGGCGGTCAGCTGAGCATCGGGGTGAGCGGGACCTGGCGCCCCGGTGAGCGCAGCACGCACCTGGTCGTCACCGGCACCGACCCGGCCGACCGCCGGCGGGTCCGGGCCGCCTTCGCCGACGTCCTGGCCACCACCCGCGAGGAGGCGGCCGCGCAGGCCGCCGACGGCGCGGTCCCGGGCGAGGACGGGTTCGAGGCGTGGCTGGGCCCGCGCGATCCTCACGTCTCCGCCCACCCCTCCGCCGGGTCCTTCGTGGCCGAATGA
- a CDS encoding serine/threonine dehydratase translates to MQTITAADVTTAATRTTGRVRRTPVLQVAPDLWLKLEFLQHTGTFKARGALNRQLAARERGELDPDRGVVAASGGNAGLAHAHAAAQLGVPATVFVPESAPVVKVRKLRDLGADVRLVGEQYAQAYEAAVAYADERGAVFCHAYDQPEVAAGAGTLALEVLQDVPDVDTVVVAVGGGGLFAGVAAGLDGAARVVAVEPTGAPTLHDALAAGEPVDVDVSGVAADSLGARRIGEIGFTVARRTNPVSLLVDDAAIVAARRDLWSRFRVVAEHGAAAAWAGLDAYHPADGERVVVVVCGANTDPADLG, encoded by the coding sequence GTGCAGACCATCACCGCCGCCGACGTCACCACCGCCGCCACCCGCACCACGGGCCGCGTCCGGCGCACGCCCGTCCTGCAGGTCGCCCCGGACCTGTGGCTGAAGCTGGAGTTCCTGCAGCACACCGGGACCTTCAAGGCCCGCGGCGCGCTCAACCGGCAGCTCGCCGCCCGCGAGCGCGGGGAGCTGGACCCGGACCGCGGGGTCGTGGCCGCCTCCGGGGGCAACGCGGGCCTGGCCCACGCCCACGCCGCGGCCCAGCTCGGCGTGCCCGCGACGGTGTTCGTCCCCGAGTCCGCCCCCGTCGTGAAGGTGCGCAAGCTGCGCGACCTCGGCGCCGACGTCCGGCTCGTCGGGGAGCAGTACGCCCAGGCCTACGAGGCCGCCGTGGCGTACGCGGACGAGCGCGGTGCCGTCTTCTGCCACGCCTACGACCAGCCGGAGGTCGCGGCCGGGGCGGGGACGCTGGCCCTGGAGGTCCTGCAGGACGTCCCGGACGTGGACACCGTCGTCGTCGCCGTCGGCGGCGGGGGGTTGTTCGCGGGGGTCGCCGCCGGTCTGGACGGCGCGGCCCGCGTCGTCGCGGTCGAGCCCACCGGCGCCCCGACGCTGCACGACGCCCTCGCCGCGGGCGAGCCCGTCGACGTCGACGTGTCCGGTGTCGCGGCCGACTCCCTCGGCGCCCGCCGGATCGGGGAGATCGGCTTCACCGTCGCCCGCCGCACGAACCCCGTGAGCCTGCTGGTCGACGACGCCGCGATCGTCGCCGCCCGTCGTGACCTGTGGTCGCGGTTCCGGGTCGTCGCCGAGCACGGCGCCGCCGCCGCGTGGGCCGGGCTCGACGCCTACCACCCCGCCGACGGGGAGCGGGTCGTCGTCGTGGTGTGCGGGGCGAACACGGACCCGGCCGACCTGGGGTGA
- a CDS encoding urea amidolyase associated protein UAAP2 produces MTITETVLDWSGPLVDGEVVLDERVAPRAPWSAVVAAGNVLTIVDVGGNQSADCLLFSDADRSERYSVPDTLAWQGNAYVRTGTVLRSQHGNPLATVVGNEVERQDTIGGACGKESNTLRYGHHTEHQHGCRENFLAEGARHGLSARDLVSNLNWFMNVPVEADGTLGIVDGISGPGKRVAFRAEVDLLVVVSNCPQVNNPCNDFNPTPLRMIVTAPTGAPA; encoded by the coding sequence GTGACGATCACCGAGACCGTCCTGGACTGGAGCGGCCCCCTCGTCGACGGCGAGGTCGTCCTCGACGAGCGCGTCGCCCCCCGTGCCCCGTGGTCGGCCGTCGTGGCCGCCGGGAACGTCCTGACCATCGTCGACGTGGGCGGCAACCAGTCCGCGGACTGCCTGCTGTTCTCCGACGCCGACCGCTCCGAGCGCTACAGCGTCCCCGACACCCTCGCCTGGCAGGGCAACGCCTACGTCCGGACCGGGACCGTCCTGCGCAGCCAGCACGGCAACCCCCTCGCGACGGTCGTCGGCAACGAGGTGGAACGCCAGGACACGATCGGCGGCGCCTGCGGCAAGGAGTCGAACACCCTGCGGTACGGCCACCACACCGAGCACCAGCACGGCTGCCGGGAGAACTTCCTGGCGGAGGGGGCCCGGCACGGGCTGTCGGCCCGCGACCTCGTCTCGAACCTCAACTGGTTCATGAACGTCCCGGTCGAGGCCGACGGGACCCTCGGCATCGTCGACGGCATCTCCGGCCCCGGCAAGCGGGTCGCGTTCCGCGCCGAGGTCGACCTCCTCGTCGTCGTCTCGAACTGCCCGCAGGTGAACAACCCCTGCAACGACTTCAACCCCACGCCGCTGCGGATGATCGTGACGGCGCCGACGGGAGCACCGGCATGA